The Harpia harpyja isolate bHarHar1 chromosome 13, bHarHar1 primary haplotype, whole genome shotgun sequence genome contains a region encoding:
- the TOMM20 gene encoding mitochondrial import receptor subunit TOM20 homolog, which translates to MMVGKTSAIAAGLCGALFIGYCIYFDRKRRSDPNFKNRLRERRKKQKLAKERAGLSKLPDLKDAEAVQKFFLEEIQLGEELLAQGEYEKGVDHLTNAIAVCGQPQQLLQVLQQTLPPPVFQMLLTKLPTISQRIVSAQCLAEDDVE; encoded by the exons ATGATGGTGGGCAAGACCAGCGCCATCGCGGCGGGCCTTTGCGGGGCCCTTTTCATCGGTTACTGCATCTACTTCGACCGCAAGAGACGGAGCGACCCGAATTTCAAGAACCGGCTGCGGGAGC gaaggaagaaacagaagcttGCCAAAGAGAGAGCAGGGCTTTCCAAG TTGCCTGAtctgaaagatgctgaagcagtTCAGAAGTTTTTTCTTGAGGAGATTCAGCTTGGCGAGGAACTACTAGCTCAAG GTGAATATGAGAAAGGTGTTGATCACTTGACCAATGCCATTGCTGTGTGTGGACAGCCGCAGCAGCTACTACAAGTTCTACAGCAGACTCTTCCACCACCAGTGTTTCAAATGCTTCTAACTAAGCTCCCTACAATAAGCCAG
- the RBM34 gene encoding RNA-binding protein 34 translates to MGARRRGAEPQDAPAAAGRARDEAPPRPPRPRGRGGVRRGAQAEEYVVGQVADSLCAGRAAAAAAAPPAPLARLFSAAAPPVLVAVTGENKKRRRTEEAEEVSEDQNSSVTREPPIKAKKARKKELSKAEKKLASRESALEQADEDEEQKLLQNKAKQKKRASHAITKSVVNSDTGTTVKQQKEKKVTDEMVNRRTVFVGNLPVNCTVQALKSLFKEYGQIKSIRFRSLVPAEDTLSKKLAAIKHKVHPNAKFVNAYVVFKEECDAIKALNENGTEIASGFHIRVDIASKTNSHDNKRSVFLGNLSYDISDDAVREHFSVCGGVVAVRIVRDRKTSLGKGFGYVLFENTDAVHLALKLNETVLMGRKIRVKRCGEKWKAPQKSADQSRAPKDRVDKTLKNRRCSNDSFVGEKAVPLKKSTKPKRLRTLPRNKAGKNKQFSDKKSNV, encoded by the exons ATGGGCGCCcgccggcggggcgcggagccgcaGGAcgcaccggcggcggcgggaagggcGCGCGATGAAGCCCCCCCCCGTCCTCCCCGCCCGCGGGGGCGAGGCGGGGTCCGGCGGGGGGCGCAGGCGGAGGAGTACGTGGTGGGGCAGGTGGCCGACAGCCTCTGCGCGGGgagggccgccgccgccgccgccgccccccccgcgccgctcGCCCGCCTCTtcagcgccgccgccccgccggtgCTGGTGGCCGTGACGGGG gaaaataagaaaagaaggCGTACGGAAGAAGCGGAGGAAGTGTCGGAAGACCAGAACTCATCTGTCACACGAGAACCCCctataaaagcaaagaaagccagaaaaaaggagctttcaaaggcagagaaaaaattgGCAAGCAG AGAGAGCGCTTTGGAGCAGGCGGATGAAGACGAGGAGCAAAAGctgcttcaaaacaaagcaaaacaaaaaaaaagggcttCTCATGCCATCACCAAAAGCGTTGTTAATTCAGATACAGGCACTACTGtgaaacaacaaaaggaaaaaaaggtgactgATGAAATGGTGAACAGAAGAACAGTGTTTGTTGGAAACTTGCCTGTCAACTGTACTGTGCAG gCACTGAAGTCTCTTTTTAAAGAGTATGGACAAATAAAATCCATTCGATTCCGGTCTTTG GTTCCAGCAGAAGATACCTTATCCAAAAAGTTAGCAGCAATAAA GCATAAGGTGCACCCTAATGCGAAGTTCGTTAATGCTTATGTTGTATTTAAGGAAGAATGTGATGCCATTAAGGCTCTAAATGA aaatggaacagaaattgCTAGTGGATTTCACATCAGAGTTGACATTGCATCAAAAACCAATTCG CATGACAATAAACGATCCGTTTTCTTGGGAAATCTCTCATATG ACATCAGTGACGATGCTGTGCGAGAACACTTTTCTGTCTGCGGAGGTGTAGTAGCAGTGCGAATTGTGAGAGACAGAAAGACCAGCTTGGGTAAAGGCTTTGGCTACGTTCTCTTTGAG AATACGGATGCTGTACATCTTGCTCTGAAACTCAACGAGACTGTTCTGATGGGAAGAAAGATACGAGTGAAGCGCTGTGGAGAGAAGTGGAAAGCACCACAGAAAAGTGCAGATCAGTCTCGTGCTCCTAAGGACAGAGTcgataaaacattaaaaaacaggaGGTGCTCTAATGATTCATTTGTTGGTGAAAAAGCAGTCCCGTTAAAGAAGAGCACTAAACCGAAAAGACTAAGAACTCTTCCTAGGAATAAAGCTGGGAAGAACAAACAATTTTCTGATAAAAAATCAAATGTATAA